A window of the Gossypium hirsutum isolate 1008001.06 chromosome A03, Gossypium_hirsutum_v2.1, whole genome shotgun sequence genome harbors these coding sequences:
- the LOC107886492 gene encoding regulator of G-protein signaling 1 codes for MANCPAVHGGYSSDYVAVSIAIFAVILLIVRSSFPFLIHKVPSARGSAFWIPVIQVVASFDFLLSLVMAGNFLKYKKSHWWLSCYVWAVWVEGPLGFGLLMSCRIAQAFQLYYAFVKRRLPPVRSHIFLPLIVLPWIAGAAIIHVKKPLNCRCHLQAYWVIAVMCLHALYVAVLVGFTGAIRHIEFRFDELKDLWQGILVSASLIGLWVSAYILNEIHDNISWLQVTSRFILLFTASILVLVFFSISISQPLLTQISFIKRESIEFKTMCQALGIPDSGLLLHGEQAVVIDPNEPLDKLLTHKMFRQSFMAFADSCLAGESVHFFEEVHELGKIPIDDPVSRIYMARHIINKYIIAGAAMEVNISHRSRQAILSTTDLTHPDLFTDALNELIQLMKMNLAKDYWSSMYFLKLKDETSVRSNGYEMEQMSGAYSFSARLSCVNAIDDPFHQDHFSSGSSQDVHHPYP; via the exons ATGGCAAACTGTCCCGCCGTTCATGGTGGCTACTCCTCCGATTATGTTGCTGTTTCCATAGCCATCTTCGCCGTGATTCT ACTTATTGTGAGGTCAAGTTTCCCCTTTTTGATACACAAAGTTCCAAGTGCAAGAGGGAGTGCCTTTTGGATTCCAGTCATTCAAGTTGTTGCCAGCTTCGACTTCCTGTTATCGCTTGTG ATGGCTGGGAATTTCCTCAAGTACAAAAAGAGCCATTGGTGGTTGTCTTGCTATGTTTGGGCAG TATGGGTTGAAGGTCCACTTGGATTTGGTTTGTTGATGAGCTGCCGCATAGCACAGGCCTTTCAACTGTACTATGCATTTGTCAA GAGGCGTTTACCACCAGTCAGATCTCATATTTTTCTTCCACTAATTGTCTTGCCATGGATCGCCGGTGCTGCAA TTATTCATGTGAAGAAGCCTCTCAATTGCAGATGTCACCTGCAAGCTTACTGGGTAATAGCTGTAATGTGTCTCCACGCGTTGTATGTAGCTGTTTTGGTTGGGTTCACTGGGGCAATTCGGCATATAGAGTTCAGGTTTGATGAACTCAAAGACCTGTGGCAAGGAATACTTGTCTCAGCCTCACTAATTG GACTTTGGGTTTCAGCTTACATCTTGAATGAAATTCATGATAATATCTCATGGCTTCAAGTCACCTCCCGatttatccttttatttacg GCAAGCATTCTTGTACTGGTTTTCTTTTCCATATCAATTTCTCAGCCTCTGCTCACACAAATCAGCTTCATAAAAAGGGAATCTATAGAATTCAAAACAATGTGTCAAGCTCTGGGGATACCAGATAGCGGACTGCTATTGCATGGAGAACAAGCTGTTGTCATCGATCCTAATGAACCATTGGATAAGCTTCTTACTCACAAAATGTTCCGTCAGTCTTTTATGGCATTTGCAGACAG TTGTTTGGCTGGGGAAAGCGTGCATTTCTTTGAAGAGGTGCATGAGCTTGGCAAAATTCCGATAGATGACCCTGTAAGCAGGATCTACATGGCAAGacatattattaataaatacataattgcag GTGCAGCAATGGAAGTTAACATATCTCATAGAAGCCGGCAAGCGATTTTATCCACCACTGATCTAACACATCCTGATCTCTTTACCGATGCACTAAATGAACTTATACAGTTGATGAAAATG AACTTGGCAAAAGATTACTGGTCATCCATGTACTTCCTCAAACTCAAAGATGAAACCAGTGTGAGATCTAATGGCTATGAAATGGAACAGATGAGTGGAGCATATAGTTTCTCAGCCAGGTTGAGTTGTGTTAATGCTATTGATGATCCCTTTCACCAGGACCATTTTTCGAGTGGCTCAAGCCAAGATGTTCATCATCCCTACCCATAA